The region GAAAATGCTGTCAACTAAGTATTTGATAATTTATCTATTAAAATTTTATTAAATAAATAGTATAAAAGACTAAAAAAATCGAATGTGTAATTTTTGTGCTATAAGATGAATGATTAGTGCTATTCTGTTTCTTTTTATGAGACTAAATTTGGATTAAATCAAAAAAGAATATCTTATGAGTACCACAGCAAAAAGACCTGAATTCAAGGCAAAATACGATAATTATATTGGTGGAAAATTCGTCGCACCAATTAAAGGAGAATATTTTGATGTACTTTCTCCAATTGATGGAAAAGTATTTACAAAAGCAGCACATTCCGGAAAAGAAGATTTAGAACTGGCTGTTGACACGGCTTATGAAGCATTTAAAATCTGGGGAAAAACTTCTGTAACAGAAAGAAGTATTCTGTTAAATAAGATTGCTCAAAAAATTGAAGATAACTTAGAGTATATCGCAATAGTTGAAACGATTGATAACGGAAAACCAATCCGTGAAACGTTGGCGGCAGATATTCCATTGGCAATAGATCACTTTAGATATTTTGCCGGAGTAATCCGTGCCGAAGAAAGTTCTATTGCAGAACTGGATTCGCAAACCGTTTCCATTGCATTAAGTGAACCTCTTGGTGTTGTTGCTCAGATTATTCCATGGAATTTCCCAATCTTAATGGCAGTTTGGAAAATTGCTCCGGCTCTTGCTGCAGGAAACACGATTGTTTTAAAACCGGCAGAAAGTACACCAATTTCTATTATGGTTTTAATGGAATTAATTGGGAATCTTCTTCCTCCGGGAGTTCTGAATATTGTAAATGGTTTTGGGGCAGAATTAGGCCGTCCGTTAGTTACGAATAAAAAAGTGGCTAAAGCAGCATTTACAGGTTCAACTACGACAGGACGTTTGGTAATGCAATATGCGACAGAAAATATTATTCCTGTAACATTAGAACTAGGTGGAAAATCTC is a window of Flavobacterium crocinum DNA encoding:
- a CDS encoding aldehyde dehydrogenase family protein, whose translation is MSTTAKRPEFKAKYDNYIGGKFVAPIKGEYFDVLSPIDGKVFTKAAHSGKEDLELAVDTAYEAFKIWGKTSVTERSILLNKIAQKIEDNLEYIAIVETIDNGKPIRETLAADIPLAIDHFRYFAGVIRAEESSIAELDSQTVSIALSEPLGVVAQIIPWNFPILMAVWKIAPALAAGNTIVLKPAESTPISIMVLMELIGNLLPPGVLNIVNGFGAELGRPLVTNKKVAKAAFTGSTTTGRLVMQYATENIIPVTLELGGKSPNIFFPSVADHDDDFFDKAVEGAVLFALNQGEICTCPSRLLIHEDIYDKFIAKVIERTEAIVAGNPLDKSTMIGAQTSIVQKEKIMSYIKLGKEEGAEVLTGGDENKLGGELEGGYYIKPTLFKGHNKMRIFQEEIFGPVLAVTTFKTTEEAIEIANDTMYGLGAGVWTRDAHEIYQVPRAIQSGRVWINQYHSYPAGAPFGGYKQSGIGRENHKMMLSQYRQTKNMLISYDKKKLGFF